A genomic window from Luteolibacter sp. LG18 includes:
- a CDS encoding glycosyltransferase: MKVVHLCKSTDNGGFIAAWRLHQALVAAGIDSRMVVRERNGNDAPGLVAFDDSRMWWFWFRVRGALSRFLHRILLGKGAIREFYLQWIPTFIPQAVRRRLAPDILHVHAADDGLWSLWELSKWPDPIVWTFHAYRDFSQGYIYLAHRLDEWVEAGRQGSLHDRDKRLVAGMNLSLKKKLMSGRKDICIAPSAHVHRAGRISGVFDGSQHQVVRNCVPLDYFRAIGREEWRVARGIEESAFVVLAGAHSLEYLIKGFDLLVAAILGDAEEFRSASVTVVLFGGGRVPDELQAAVRVIELGYLDEEGLRAAYSGADLLVIPSREDNFPNVIVEALACGLPYVGFDAGGVGEMAAEDHMVGETVPAYDTARLAKAILDRAVGSLEKRLQSREAARAVAEANCDPVKVAAQHISLYESLLARRSTPSS; encoded by the coding sequence ATGAAGGTCGTCCATCTTTGCAAGAGCACGGACAATGGCGGATTCATCGCCGCATGGAGATTACACCAGGCGTTGGTGGCCGCGGGCATCGACTCGAGAATGGTGGTCAGGGAACGCAACGGAAATGATGCTCCGGGATTGGTGGCATTCGACGACAGCCGGATGTGGTGGTTCTGGTTCCGGGTAAGGGGAGCATTGAGCCGTTTTCTGCACCGGATACTGTTGGGAAAGGGAGCCATCCGGGAATTTTACCTGCAATGGATTCCGACATTTATTCCGCAGGCGGTACGCCGCCGTCTGGCTCCCGACATCCTGCACGTACACGCGGCGGATGACGGACTTTGGTCGCTGTGGGAGCTGTCGAAGTGGCCGGACCCCATCGTTTGGACGTTCCACGCCTATCGGGATTTCTCGCAAGGGTACATCTACCTAGCGCATCGGCTCGATGAATGGGTGGAGGCTGGTCGGCAGGGATCCCTGCACGACCGGGACAAGCGACTGGTGGCCGGGATGAATCTTTCCCTGAAAAAGAAACTCATGTCCGGTCGGAAAGACATTTGCATCGCTCCCTCGGCGCATGTCCACCGGGCGGGTCGAATCTCGGGCGTTTTCGATGGCTCCCAGCACCAGGTGGTTCGCAATTGCGTGCCTCTCGATTATTTTCGCGCCATTGGACGGGAAGAATGGAGGGTTGCCCGAGGGATCGAGGAATCGGCATTCGTGGTCCTGGCAGGGGCCCATTCGTTGGAGTATTTGATCAAAGGGTTCGATCTTTTGGTTGCCGCTATCCTTGGCGATGCGGAGGAATTCCGGTCAGCATCCGTCACCGTGGTTTTGTTTGGGGGGGGGCGTGTTCCTGACGAACTGCAAGCCGCCGTCCGGGTCATTGAACTTGGGTACTTGGACGAGGAAGGACTGCGCGCGGCTTACAGCGGCGCCGATCTATTGGTGATCCCTTCCCGAGAGGATAATTTTCCAAACGTCATCGTGGAGGCCCTTGCCTGCGGCCTTCCATACGTCGGATTCGATGCTGGCGGAGTGGGGGAGATGGCCGCTGAAGATCACATGGTAGGGGAGACGGTTCCAGCTTACGACACAGCCCGGCTTGCAAAGGCAATTCTCGACAGGGCCGTCGGCTCGCTCGAAAAGCGGTTGCAATCGCGTGAAGCCGCACGTGCTGTGGCGGAGGCCAATTGTGACCCCGTCAAGGTGGCTGCCCAGCATATTTCCCTATACGAAAGTCTCCTCGCACGCCGGTCTACTCCATCTTCCTAA
- a CDS encoding glycosyltransferase family 4 protein produces the protein MKILLPINIDRWRSSIATQLRAVVEANPDLEFTSFSSPTSEEDRQRGEVFWNLPQVTKASQAMALTRRYDIVQLAAISRKNMLAARIARLRGCGSTKIVSILCLEIVKEDVCSWRNYHRLLPLPDYFLAVSHAAGVLPMMDAPERYKGVIPNGFDEVFFDPAVADGTDLPEEVRRIGGRPFLLYVSSVEPRKRTDFLLRMADRMPDVMFVAAGFVVPGMGEPYLKELCRKPNIIWLGLIEKRVLRELYRVASALFFPSEREGMPLAIIEAFGMGLPVIAQPKSSMPDLVKPGVNGELIDCSEEDTWESVCRKYLAQPISEREQFRKTIRRWAIENHSWSKVGRLYGRFYKAIRDGKVDSWQQ, from the coding sequence ATGAAGATTCTTCTTCCAATAAATATCGACAGATGGCGAAGTTCTATAGCTACCCAATTGAGGGCAGTTGTCGAGGCCAATCCCGATCTTGAATTCACCAGTTTTTCCAGTCCTACCTCCGAGGAGGATCGGCAAAGGGGCGAAGTGTTCTGGAATCTTCCTCAAGTCACGAAAGCGAGTCAGGCAATGGCGTTGACGCGGCGATATGATATAGTCCAACTCGCCGCGATCAGTCGCAAGAACATGCTCGCTGCGCGCATAGCCCGATTGCGTGGGTGCGGAAGCACGAAGATTGTCAGCATCCTATGCCTTGAAATTGTCAAAGAGGATGTCTGTTCCTGGCGGAATTACCATCGACTGCTTCCTCTTCCGGATTATTTCCTAGCTGTCAGCCATGCGGCGGGAGTGTTGCCAATGATGGATGCGCCCGAGCGCTACAAAGGTGTCATTCCCAATGGATTCGACGAAGTATTCTTTGATCCCGCGGTAGCGGATGGCACGGATTTGCCGGAAGAGGTTCGGAGGATAGGGGGACGTCCGTTTCTTCTGTATGTGTCTTCCGTCGAACCTCGGAAGCGCACGGATTTTTTGCTTCGGATGGCAGATCGGATGCCGGATGTGATGTTTGTGGCCGCAGGTTTCGTGGTTCCGGGAATGGGCGAACCTTATTTGAAAGAACTTTGCAGAAAGCCGAATATTATCTGGCTCGGCTTGATTGAAAAGAGAGTGCTTCGGGAACTGTATCGGGTGGCGAGCGCATTATTTTTTCCATCGGAACGGGAGGGCATGCCTCTTGCCATTATCGAAGCTTTTGGCATGGGGTTACCTGTGATTGCTCAGCCCAAAAGTTCGATGCCTGACTTGGTAAAGCCGGGGGTAAATGGTGAATTAATTGATTGCTCGGAAGAAGACACATGGGAGAGCGTGTGCCGTAAGTACTTGGCACAGCCGATTTCCGAGCGGGAACAGTTTCGAAAGACGATCCGGCGTTGGGCGATCGAGAACCACTCCTGGTCCAAGGTGGGCCGTTTGTATGGACGGTTCTACAAGGCGATCCGGGACGGAAAGGTTGATTCGTGGCAGCAGTAG